GCACCATTATAAAGCTGATGGAATACAGTATCAAGGCTATCTTGGATTATCCTCGTAGTTTCGCACGTTGTGGCTTTGATACAGATGCAACTTTAACCATTCGTACAGGTTTCTTTTTCAGCGAAACAAGGCCATATAAATTACCTCCAATGACGAGAAAACAAAAAACAAACCAACTCCAGGCAAAAGCCCCTGCTAGCCCACTCGCTTGAAAAGGCAAATGCGAAAGACTATAAACCATCAACGTACTGGCAATTAGTAAACTTAAAAACAAACGCTGTTTCATTTCTGTTTCCCCCATTTATCACAAGTGTCTACTAGTACTATATGAACGATAGTAAAAAAAAGACCAAGCAAGGGACGCACCTCACTTGATCAATTAATTTTTTATTTAAATATCCAATGTCTCTCCGACTTCCAAGACTTTCCCTTTTTTTCCTGACAGATTATCAGCAAATTCATGTGGATCTTGCTCAATCACTGGAAATGTATTGAAGTGAATGGGAACGACTTGCTTCGCTTGTAGCCATCCCGCAGCAATACTTGCATCTTCTGGACCCATGGTGAAATTATCTCCAATTGGAATAAATGCAACATCAATCAGATTGCGTTCACCAATCAGTTTCATATCGGAAAATAGTGCGGTATCTCCGGCATGATAGATTGTTTTCTGTTCAGCTGTAAATAGGATTCCAGCTGGCATACCTGTATAAATAATATTCTGATTCTCTTCATCTGTATAAGCTGATCCGTGAAATGCTTGAGTTAATTTCACTGTTCCAAATTCGAATGTATGCGCACCACCGATATGCATTGGGTGTACATTCACTCCTTGCCAACCAAGGTATGTAGCGAGTTCAAATGGCGCAATGACTAAAGCGTTGTTACGTTTAGCGAGTTCGACCGTGTCGCCTACATGATCATTATGTCCATGGGTTAAGAGAATGATATCTACTTCCAGCTCACTCGCCGACAGATCGGTTAAGTCGTTCCCGGTAATGAATGGGTCAAAGATGACTCTAGTTCCTTTTGTTTCTATTAATACAACTGAGTGTCCATGATAACTTATTTTCATTCTTTTCACTCCCTTAGAATCTATCTACCTCATGAATTATACAATGACAACATCAAATCCTGCTTAATTATTTGTTTCTCTGTTCACATCAAAGAACGTCTGTTTTTTCACTCCAGCCGTTTCAGTCACATAAGAAGCTTCAATTACCGCCCCGCGATCAACCGACATCACGACCTCTTTTAACTTTGGGTACATAAACCGATTCGTAATACAATAAATAAGCATTCGTTCATCTCCTGTATACCCACCTTGCCCATATAAAAAAGTGATTTGAACATCTAATTCTTCAATTAACTTAGCGCCAACTTCATGAGGAGCGTCTGAGATAATCATCACCGATTTCCCTTGATTTAAACCATCTAATACAAAATCAATCAACTTAGAGACAATATAGAAAACAGCGACACTAAACATCGCTTGCTCGAGTGAAAAGACAAAAGCAGCTCCTGTCAAAATGATGGCATTGATCGCCAACAAGAATGTACTAATTGGTATATGGAACTTTTTTTGTAACCAGATCGCAATCATCTCTGTACCGTCTACAGCTCCACCTGCTTTAACAACAAAACCTACCCCAAGACCGAGCATCAAACCACCATATAGCACAATTAACACCTCAGAGGATGTGATGGCTTGCATCGGCGCAAGAAGGGTTAAGGAGATCGTTGTTACCACATTGGCATACAGTGTCCGAATAACAAAACGTTTCCCCATAAGTCTTCCACAAAAAATAAGAGTAGGAATATTTAGTACGAAATAAATAAGCCATATCGGTAAATCAAATAACGCATGCCCCATAATTGCAAGAGCCGTCACGCCTCCATCGACTAAACTATTAGGCGCTAAAATCAATTCTAAACCTGCTCCTACGATAATGGCTCCGACCGTCAAGAGTAAATAATCTATCAGTTTCTTCATCCATTTCTCCTTATCCGCTTATAAATCTATTTTATCATAAAGAGAATATTTTGAAAGAGAAGTAGTTACTGGGGACTACTTTGCAACAACGATTCACTTGGTCCATTCGTTGCAGAAAATGAAATCGACTTAAAAAAAGAGCCCAGAAAAATCTGAGCCCTATCATCACCTTAGATTTTCTTAACAAATTCACTTTTAAGCTTCATCGCTCCAAAGCCATCAATCTTACAATAAAAAATTCATTGATTGACTCAGGTCTATTTTAGGAGGGAACTAAAAAAAGACTACTGAAGCAATCAGCAGTCCATTCAATCTACTACGATTGGTTCCATACCCAAGTTATTAGCCGGTCCTCTTCATTCATGTATCGGATATCAATTTTTTCTACTTTTGGATAGATGCGTTTTACTTTTTGAACGATCTCATCAATGTTTGACTCTTCCTCTAGCTCAATCGTTGTGATGAATTCACTCACTTTAACCTTAGCTTCCTCACCTCTTATGACACGATTCCCATATTCAAACTCGTACGTACTAGGATTATCATATTCGTACTCGTAAGTGACTCCCCCTTCGATAATGGTTACGCGCAATGAATGGGCCGTCATAGTATGAGCTGCACTTATCGGTGTAGCCATCACCATCCATATAAGTATAAAAAGTAAACTATAAATGAACGCTTGTTTTCTTTTCAACACCATCACCTCTTTTACTTACTATGTGAAGGAAGGTGGAAAATTATACAAAAAAACTCTAGCGGTAGCGGTGGATCACATCTACCCCTCCAGTCACCTC
Above is a genomic segment from Bacillus sp. FJAT-45037 containing:
- a CDS encoding metal-dependent hydrolase, yielding MKISYHGHSVVLIETKGTRVIFDPFITGNDLTDLSASELEVDIILLTHGHNDHVGDTVELAKRNNALVIAPFELATYLGWQGVNVHPMHIGGAHTFEFGTVKLTQAFHGSAYTDEENQNIIYTGMPAGILFTAEQKTIYHAGDTALFSDMKLIGERNLIDVAFIPIGDNFTMGPEDASIAAGWLQAKQVVPIHFNTFPVIEQDPHEFADNLSGKKGKVLEVGETLDI
- a CDS encoding YitT family protein encodes the protein MKKLIDYLLLTVGAIIVGAGLELILAPNSLVDGGVTALAIMGHALFDLPIWLIYFVLNIPTLIFCGRLMGKRFVIRTLYANVVTTISLTLLAPMQAITSSEVLIVLYGGLMLGLGVGFVVKAGGAVDGTEMIAIWLQKKFHIPISTFLLAINAIILTGAAFVFSLEQAMFSVAVFYIVSKLIDFVLDGLNQGKSVMIISDAPHEVGAKLIEELDVQITFLYGQGGYTGDERMLIYCITNRFMYPKLKEVVMSVDRGAVIEASYVTETAGVKKQTFFDVNRETNN
- a CDS encoding PhnA domain-containing protein; this encodes MFYCKIDGFGAMKLKSEFVKKI
- a CDS encoding NAD(P)/FAD-dependent oxidoreductase, yielding MKRKQAFIYSLLFILIWMVMATPISAAHTMTAHSLRVTIIEGGVTYEYEYDNPSTYEFEYGNRVIRGEEAKVKVSEFITTIELEEESNIDEIVQKVKRIYPKVEKIDIRYMNEEDRLITWVWNQS